The Elgaria multicarinata webbii isolate HBS135686 ecotype San Diego chromosome 4, rElgMul1.1.pri, whole genome shotgun sequence genome contains a region encoding:
- the TRMT61B gene encoding tRNA (adenine(58)-N(1))-methyltransferase, mitochondrial, whose translation MMWCWRRRLGLQALGGEVWAALVSEAKGKHQPWRGGGRNRLSFPARASGVCRGQARQQQRHGALCPRKRAAPLPASHSQDVNNRLFSSSARNGDGGDEPAEQADSAAAPRDAARLAGTRRRRAWERSLSPLERVSRLVPEEFLSPEVRALKSPEATEAQRQEKEALGTEEGSALPLVRSLPQPECRADQEPLPEELRHAPSKNVPFQVGDLILAEMRRGRYTEAKRLSKLTATGVLNSNWGAVKYAEILGQLPGQMLWTSTGRMLLVRRPALEEFVVLMKRGPTISYPKDINAMLLLMDISQGDTVLEVGSGSGSMSLFLSRAVGPQGRIISYEVRKDHHRVAKKNYQTWCDAWKIGHTVEWPDNVDFINEDILTAVEDLKTVTFDAVALDMLLPQNALCAVSPNLKQGGVCAVYLANITQVIDLLEAIRTNKLTLFCERIVEVTHRDWLVLPAAWRNGGIFQNMESKKNVNNESACNHENDEVPAEEREDDAAFISDSAKPHYIARPYPWQVGHTAFLVKLRKFNPAYPNTAPNSIC comes from the exons ATGATGTGGTGCTGGCGGCGAAGGCTGGGTCTGCAGGCGTTGGGAGGGGAGGTTTGGGCGGCTCTCGTGAGCGAGGCGAAGGGGAAGCATCAACCCTGGCGGGGCGGTGGGAGGAACAGGCTCAGCTTCCCGGCGAGAGCGTCAGGGGTCTGCAGGGGTCAGGCGAGGCAGCAACAGCGACACGGGGCGCTGTGCCCCAGAAAGCGCGCGGCTCCCCTGCCGGCAAGCCATTCCCAAGACGTAAATAACCGGCTGTTTTCCAGCTCTGCGAGGAACGGAGATGGAGGAGACGAGCCAGCCGAGCAGGCGGACTCTGCTGCCGCTCCGCGGGACGCCGCCCGGCTGGCCGGGACCCGCAGGAGAAGGGCTTGGGAGCGATCGCTTTCTCCCTTGGAAAGGGTCAGCCGGCTGGTCCCCGAGGAGTTCCTTTCCCCGGAGGTCAGAGCCTTGAAGAGCCCTGAGGCCACGGAAGCCCAGCGGCAGGAAAAAGAAGCCCTTGGGACGGAAGAGGGATCCGCTCTTCCTCTGGTTAGATCCCTTCCGCAGCCGGAATGTCGGGCTGATCAAGAGCCGCTGCCCGAGGAACTCCGGCATGCGCCTTCCAAAAACGTTCCCTTTCAAGTAGGGGATCTAATTCTAGCGGAGATGCGCCGGGGACGGTACACTGAGGCTAAAAGACTGTCTAAGCTCACCGCCACCGGAGTGTTGAATAGCAACTGGGGGGCGGTGAAGTATGCAGAAATCCTGGGCCAACTCCCTGGGCAGATGCTCTGGACGTCCACGGGTCGCATGTTACTAGTCCGGAGGCCAGCCTTAGAAGAATTTGTGGTGCTGATGAAGAGAGGACCTACTATTTCTTACCCAAAG GATATTAATGCAATGCTGCTGCTAATGGATATCAGTCAAGGAGACACAGTGTTGGAAGTTGGTTCTGGGTCTGGCAGTATGAGTTTATTTCTGTCAAGAGCAG tTGGGCCACAGGGACGTATTATAAGTTACGAAGTCAGGAAAGACCACCACAGAGTGGCGAAGAAGAATTATCAGACCTGGTGTGACGCATGGAAAATAGGGCATACGGTAGAGTGGCCAGATAATGTGGATTTCATTAATGAAGACATTTTAACAGCCGTTGAGGATTTGAAAACTGTAACATTTGATGCA GTAGCTTTGGATATGCTTCTCCCCCAGAATGCCTTGTGTGCAGTTTCCCCAAATCTTAAACAGGGAGGTGTTTGTGCAGTGTACCTTGCAAA TATCACCCAGGTTATCGATCTGTTGGAAGCCATCCGGACCAACAAGTTAACCCTTTTTTGTGAACGGATTGTTGAAGTGACACACAGAGATTGGTTAGTACTTCCAGCTGCATGGAGAAATGGTGGAATTTTCCAAAATATGGAATCTAAGAAAAATGTCAACAATGAGTCAGCTTGCAATCATGAAAATGATGAGGTTCCCGCTGAAGAGAGAGAAGATGATG